Proteins encoded by one window of Erysipelothrix rhusiopathiae:
- a CDS encoding GntR family transcriptional regulator, giving the protein MKIPLYQQIKDKIIAMIDIMEPNASIPSERDFTDHFQASRMTVRKAINELVDEGYLYRDANRGTFVSDKRLIKKNSLLTPEFDKHTILYFDVKASCGEDVSLKLNISRDTSVVRFIRILSKDNINIALEEVYIARNQLTDDAFNDLPKLENFNAFFNRGSASFTVIPMLVPIKYANLLGVKLETPILSIESIIYKNDGSPLVYIKSFNHPVYRLIEITD; this is encoded by the coding sequence ATGAAGATTCCACTTTATCAACAAATTAAAGATAAGATCATAGCGATGATTGATATCATGGAACCAAACGCCTCAATTCCAAGTGAACGTGATTTTACCGATCACTTTCAGGCAAGTCGTATGACTGTTCGAAAAGCCATCAATGAATTGGTCGATGAAGGATACCTTTATCGTGATGCCAATCGTGGTACATTTGTATCAGACAAGCGCTTAATCAAAAAGAATTCTTTACTAACACCGGAGTTTGATAAACATACAATTTTATATTTTGATGTGAAGGCTTCTTGTGGTGAGGATGTAAGTTTAAAGTTGAACATTTCTCGGGATACTTCCGTTGTGCGGTTTATTCGTATTTTATCCAAAGACAATATTAATATTGCACTTGAAGAAGTTTATATTGCTCGAAATCAATTGACTGATGATGCGTTCAACGATTTACCAAAGTTAGAGAATTTTAATGCATTCTTTAATCGTGGCAGTGCATCCTTCACGGTGATACCCATGCTCGTCCCCATCAAGTACGCAAATCTTTTAGGGGTTAAACTTGAAACTCCGATTCTATCCATTGAATCGATTATTTATAAAAATGATGGAAGTCCACTTGTTTACATTAAAAGTTTTAATCATCCTGTTTATCGTTTAATTGAAATTACAGATTAA
- a CDS encoding PTS sugar transporter subunit IIC produces MEKLTSWMEEHFVPIAIKIGSQKHLVAIRDAFISIMPITMAGSVAVLLNALVRDLPAKFGADGITDAFSWLIGINGNIWFGTLAILALVFAFAIGYQLSKAYDVDPLAGGLISLASFIVVTPQVASIDVAGLAEPVVGWGFIGIGYMDAKGLFTALIVGFIATIIYAKLMNKNITIKLPDQVPPAVSRAFASIIPGCVALYAVGTLAYLTSTFFDASVGDLILKYVQMPFLNVSQGLGSVIFVTMSVSVFWFFGLHGTNVLAPALDGVYKVALTANTNAYNAALSADNLPYLWTRGSFDAFAWMGGAGCTLGLIIALLIFSKREENRAVAKLSAPMGLFNINEPVIFGLPIVLNPIYLIPWILVPTILVTIAYLATSAGLVPPVFLEVPWVMPPILYAWMATGFSFSAALLALINLVIGTAIWAVFVLVANKIDYTEAQK; encoded by the coding sequence ATGGAGAAATTAACTTCATGGATGGAAGAGCATTTCGTCCCAATTGCAATTAAAATTGGTTCGCAAAAGCATTTAGTTGCGATTCGTGACGCTTTTATCAGCATCATGCCAATTACAATGGCAGGATCTGTTGCCGTTTTATTAAACGCACTTGTACGTGATTTACCCGCAAAGTTTGGTGCAGATGGTATTACAGATGCATTCAGTTGGCTTATTGGTATTAATGGAAACATTTGGTTCGGTACACTTGCGATTTTAGCTTTAGTGTTCGCATTCGCAATCGGATATCAATTATCCAAAGCTTATGATGTTGATCCATTGGCAGGTGGATTGATTTCACTTGCATCATTTATTGTTGTTACACCTCAAGTAGCGTCTATTGATGTTGCAGGCTTAGCAGAACCTGTTGTTGGATGGGGATTTATCGGAATTGGTTATATGGATGCGAAGGGTTTATTTACAGCTCTAATTGTGGGCTTTATCGCAACCATCATCTATGCAAAACTGATGAATAAAAACATTACAATTAAATTGCCAGATCAAGTTCCTCCCGCAGTATCCCGTGCATTCGCATCAATCATTCCAGGATGTGTTGCTTTATATGCTGTAGGTACGCTTGCATATCTTACATCTACATTCTTTGATGCATCGGTGGGTGATTTAATCCTTAAGTATGTTCAAATGCCATTCCTTAATGTTTCTCAAGGACTTGGTTCTGTTATCTTCGTTACGATGTCTGTTTCTGTGTTCTGGTTCTTTGGTCTTCACGGTACCAACGTATTAGCGCCTGCACTTGATGGTGTTTATAAAGTTGCTTTAACAGCAAATACGAATGCCTATAATGCAGCTTTATCAGCAGATAATTTACCTTACTTATGGACACGTGGATCTTTTGATGCCTTTGCGTGGATGGGTGGCGCTGGATGTACGCTTGGGCTGATTATCGCATTGCTTATTTTCTCAAAACGTGAGGAAAATCGTGCTGTTGCGAAATTGAGTGCCCCAATGGGACTGTTTAATATCAATGAACCGGTAATCTTTGGATTACCGATCGTCTTAAATCCAATTTACTTAATTCCTTGGATTTTAGTTCCAACAATTCTCGTTACAATTGCATATCTTGCAACGTCAGCAGGACTTGTACCACCCGTATTCCTTGAAGTACCATGGGTAATGCCACCCATTCTTTATGCTTGGATGGCGACAGGTTTCTCATTCTCAGCGGCCTTGCTTGCTTTGATTAATCTTGTTATTGGTACTGCAATTTGGGCGGTATTCGTTTTAGTTGCAAATAAAATTGATTATACTGAAGCACAAAAATAA
- a CDS encoding P-II family nitrogen regulator, which translates to MMPFELSNLIMVCSIVEREHGSHILSISRQVGATGGTVFQGRGCVRDRLLNMLGIEERRKEVCITIMPEMFETDFYERIQMHTQFKKPDTGVVFSVPLKSVLGIQKLPGHVKTIKEGERNMGTDAIFIIVDDGLAQDVMHVAKNHGATGGTIIHARGSGTHEHEKLFNMDIEPEKEIILILSKMELTSSIVEALNTSFEIDKPGHGVIFVIETSRTLGLLGQQ; encoded by the coding sequence ATGATGCCTTTTGAATTATCAAATCTTATAATGGTTTGCTCAATCGTCGAACGTGAACACGGTTCGCATATTCTATCAATTTCCCGACAAGTGGGTGCAACCGGTGGTACTGTATTTCAAGGTAGAGGATGTGTTCGAGATCGGCTTCTTAATATGCTTGGTATTGAAGAACGTCGTAAGGAAGTGTGTATCACGATTATGCCTGAAATGTTTGAGACAGACTTCTACGAACGCATCCAAATGCATACTCAGTTTAAAAAGCCTGATACAGGTGTTGTTTTCTCAGTTCCCTTAAAAAGTGTATTAGGGATTCAGAAATTACCGGGTCATGTTAAAACGATAAAGGAGGGTGAACGAAATATGGGTACAGATGCTATTTTTATTATCGTTGATGATGGTTTAGCGCAAGATGTTATGCATGTTGCGAAAAACCATGGGGCAACAGGTGGAACGATTATCCATGCACGTGGATCTGGAACGCATGAACATGAAAAATTATTTAATATGGATATTGAACCCGAGAAAGAGATTATCTTAATCTTATCGAAAATGGAATTAACATCATCCATAGTCGAAGCACTAAATACATCATTTGAAATTGATAAACCAGGACATGGTGTCATCTTTGTCATTGAAACATCACGTACACTTGGTCTTCTTGGTCAACAATAA
- a CDS encoding DUF1538 domain-containing protein: MNILLSKFKEVSFSVLPITVLVLLMHLFLVPLETDVLIRFLIGAFFVIIGLGIFLFGAELGIVPIGTLMGKSIARTNKVSIVAVLGLILGFLITFAEPDLQILANEVNMASGGTLSATLIVAVVSVGVGIMVAIGLLRILFNKPLNKLFAVTYFGIMVLGVFVSEEFLAISVDASGATTGAMTTPFILALGYGVSQLKGGKHAEEDSFGMVGLASAGPIFMVMILSLVRGLGGIEGESAVILESQGILLPFIRILPTMLKESLLSLLPLTILFIAFDMWKFKLTRFRRDKIFKGLFYTFFGLSIFMTGVQAGFMDAGRILGEGVALIPNRSLLLVVGFLMGMVVVLAEPAVYVLTEQVEEVTSGHIKKKSILVTLSIGIAFAVMLSMLRITSEHLKLWHLLLPGFMLATVLSFRVPNIFVGIAYDSGGVASGPMTATFVLAFAQGAASAIPTANVMTDGFGVIAMIAMMPIIAIQILGFLYALKTKKRGG; encoded by the coding sequence TTGAATATCTTATTAAGTAAATTTAAAGAGGTATCTTTTTCAGTATTGCCCATCACAGTTTTAGTACTCTTAATGCATTTGTTTCTCGTACCACTTGAAACGGATGTATTGATCCGATTTCTCATTGGGGCATTCTTTGTAATCATCGGTTTGGGCATTTTTCTATTTGGTGCAGAACTGGGGATTGTGCCAATTGGAACGCTTATGGGGAAATCGATTGCGCGAACCAATAAAGTAAGTATTGTTGCGGTATTAGGTTTAATTCTTGGGTTTTTAATTACATTTGCGGAGCCAGACTTACAAATTCTTGCGAATGAAGTAAATATGGCTTCTGGAGGTACCTTATCAGCAACTTTAATTGTAGCTGTTGTTTCGGTCGGTGTAGGGATTATGGTTGCGATTGGGCTTTTAAGAATTTTGTTTAATAAACCGCTTAATAAACTTTTTGCAGTTACTTATTTTGGAATCATGGTATTGGGTGTTTTTGTATCAGAAGAGTTTTTAGCGATTTCTGTAGACGCTTCTGGTGCCACAACTGGTGCGATGACAACGCCGTTTATTCTTGCATTAGGGTATGGGGTCTCTCAGCTTAAAGGTGGGAAACATGCGGAAGAGGATAGCTTTGGGATGGTTGGATTGGCTTCGGCAGGTCCTATATTTATGGTTATGATTTTAAGTTTAGTTAGAGGGCTTGGTGGTATTGAAGGAGAGAGTGCAGTGATTCTTGAATCACAAGGGATTCTCTTGCCTTTTATTCGTATATTGCCTACAATGTTGAAAGAGTCATTACTTTCACTGCTACCACTTACAATATTGTTTATTGCTTTTGATATGTGGAAGTTTAAACTGACACGTTTTCGAAGAGATAAAATATTTAAAGGACTTTTCTATACTTTCTTTGGTCTCTCAATTTTTATGACTGGTGTTCAGGCAGGTTTTATGGATGCAGGTCGAATTTTAGGTGAAGGTGTTGCCTTGATCCCAAATCGCTCGCTGTTGTTAGTTGTAGGGTTTTTAATGGGAATGGTGGTAGTGTTGGCGGAACCGGCTGTATATGTACTGACGGAACAAGTTGAAGAAGTAACTTCAGGACACATTAAGAAAAAATCAATTCTTGTAACACTTTCTATAGGAATTGCGTTTGCCGTGATGTTATCCATGTTACGCATCACATCAGAACATTTAAAACTATGGCATTTGCTCTTACCTGGATTTATGCTGGCTACAGTTTTATCGTTTAGGGTTCCAAATATTTTCGTGGGAATTGCATATGATTCCGGTGGAGTTGCTTCAGGACCCATGACTGCAACTTTTGTATTAGCATTTGCTCAAGGTGCTGCATCCGCAATACCCACTGCAAATGTTATGACGGATGGTTTTGGTGTTATTGCGATGATTGCAATGATGCCAATTATTGCGATTCAAATTTTAGGATTCTTATACGCCCTAAAAACAAAAAAAAGAGGAGGGTAG
- a CDS encoding ABC-F family ATP-binding cassette domain-containing protein — protein MPYLEIKNLTHTFVERQLYSNAEFLLHKGDHIGLVGLNGAGKSTLIRFMTGDLSPDFGTVVWQDKLNVAFMDQYVSVDPSLTIHGYLSTTYKELFDLEARMNAYYLESIEDEDALRKASNIQERLLQADFYTIETEIQKVIQGLGLHLLGSDTKIEHLSGGQRAKVILGKLLLSDADVLLLDEPTNFLDVDHIEWLANYLNAYAKSFIVVSHDDSFINRVANVIVDIDFQKITRYNGNYNAFLKQKEHNRMEQLSLYSKQQNYIDKTEAFIRKNKAGGNAKMARGRQKQLNRLDRVHAPLAHAKQNYAFKTLSQANVRVLETLELAIGYDSVLIDGFNMKIYGGERFAITGFNGIGKSTLIKTIMGQLKPLDGSIYLNDDLKIGYFEQSLNWSDDTLTPLQIVSQTYPKFSQGEVRKTLASVGMKEEHWSRSIKTLSGGEQTKVKLCLLMNRYTNMLVLDEPTNHLDIESKDALKFALQSYTGTIILVSHEASFYEDWIDKIISIEK, from the coding sequence ATGCCCTACCTTGAAATTAAAAATTTAACGCACACATTTGTGGAGCGCCAATTATACAGTAATGCAGAGTTTCTCTTACATAAAGGAGATCATATCGGACTTGTGGGTTTAAATGGAGCTGGTAAAAGTACATTAATACGCTTTATGACCGGAGATCTATCCCCTGATTTTGGAACCGTTGTTTGGCAAGATAAACTGAATGTTGCCTTTATGGACCAATATGTCAGTGTCGACCCAAGCCTCACCATACACGGTTACCTTTCCACAACTTACAAAGAGTTGTTTGATTTAGAGGCACGAATGAATGCCTATTACTTAGAATCGATTGAAGATGAAGATGCACTCCGAAAAGCGTCAAACATTCAAGAACGTCTTCTACAGGCGGATTTTTATACAATCGAAACAGAAATTCAGAAAGTAATTCAAGGACTTGGATTACACCTTCTTGGATCTGATACAAAAATTGAGCACTTATCAGGTGGCCAGCGCGCAAAAGTAATTTTAGGAAAATTATTACTCTCAGATGCAGACGTATTACTGCTTGATGAGCCTACAAACTTCCTCGATGTCGATCATATTGAATGGCTTGCAAATTATTTGAATGCTTATGCTAAGAGTTTTATCGTTGTTTCCCATGATGATTCTTTTATCAATCGTGTTGCGAATGTTATCGTAGATATCGATTTTCAAAAAATAACACGTTATAATGGAAACTATAATGCCTTTTTAAAACAAAAAGAACATAACCGCATGGAACAACTCAGCCTTTATTCCAAACAACAAAATTATATTGACAAAACAGAGGCTTTTATTCGTAAAAATAAAGCTGGTGGTAATGCGAAAATGGCACGAGGACGACAGAAACAATTAAATCGTCTTGATCGTGTTCATGCTCCCTTAGCACACGCAAAACAAAATTACGCTTTTAAAACACTTTCTCAAGCTAATGTTCGAGTACTTGAAACCCTTGAACTTGCAATTGGTTATGATTCTGTATTAATTGACGGATTTAATATGAAAATTTACGGTGGTGAGCGCTTTGCGATTACAGGATTTAATGGTATTGGTAAATCCACACTGATTAAAACAATCATGGGTCAACTTAAACCTTTAGATGGCAGCATCTATTTAAATGACGATCTAAAAATTGGTTACTTTGAACAAAGTCTTAATTGGAGTGATGATACTTTAACGCCACTTCAAATCGTAAGTCAAACGTATCCAAAGTTTTCTCAAGGAGAAGTGCGTAAGACCCTAGCTTCTGTGGGTATGAAGGAAGAACATTGGAGTCGTAGTATTAAAACATTAAGTGGTGGTGAACAAACTAAGGTAAAACTATGCTTGTTGATGAATCGCTATACGAATATGCTTGTGCTCGATGAACCGACAAACCATCTCGATATTGAAAGCAAAGATGCATTAAAATTCGCATTACAATCTTATACCGGGACAATCATTCTTGTATCGCATGAAGCCAGCTTCTATGAAGATTGGATTGATAAAATCATCAGTATTGAAAAATAA
- a CDS encoding DUF871 domain-containing protein, with translation MARLGISIYPENSTKEKDIAYLNKAADCGFERIFMSLLQSDFDHKDQLIQDYRLLTDAAHQRGMEVIVDVAPAVFKAFNITHTDLIFFNQIGVDGIRLDEGFNGSLESEMTFNEYGLKIELNSSQGNDYIENVMTYYPNKNALITCHNFYPQRFTGLSKNHFDYCNQKIRRLGLQSAAFVSSQNEGTFGPWPVYEGLCTLEHHRDLPIDVQIRELIATEMIDDIIIGNAYASDEELASCANIVLGKLQFKIDLDVELSETESWIIYDHYHFVRGDMSSYMARSTMPRVTYAEASIPAKNTVDLKRGDVVVLNDEYGRYKGELHIVLESMPNDGNKNKIGRIPDAEMMLLDYIKPWRPFAFIK, from the coding sequence ATGGCACGTTTAGGAATATCAATTTATCCCGAAAATTCCACGAAGGAAAAGGATATCGCATACTTGAATAAAGCGGCAGACTGCGGTTTTGAGCGTATTTTTATGAGTTTACTTCAATCTGATTTTGATCATAAAGATCAACTCATTCAAGATTATCGCTTGCTTACGGATGCTGCACACCAAAGAGGGATGGAAGTCATTGTGGATGTTGCGCCTGCAGTATTTAAGGCTTTTAATATTACCCACACAGATCTTATTTTCTTTAACCAGATTGGTGTTGATGGCATTCGACTTGATGAAGGTTTTAATGGTTCATTAGAAAGTGAAATGACTTTTAATGAGTATGGTTTAAAAATTGAATTAAACTCGAGTCAAGGAAATGATTATATTGAAAATGTTATGACGTATTATCCAAATAAAAATGCATTAATCACATGTCATAATTTTTATCCGCAACGCTTTACAGGCTTGAGTAAGAATCATTTTGATTATTGCAATCAAAAGATTCGAAGACTAGGACTTCAAAGTGCTGCTTTTGTATCAAGTCAAAATGAGGGGACGTTTGGTCCATGGCCTGTTTATGAAGGTTTGTGTACACTTGAACACCATCGTGACTTGCCAATTGATGTGCAAATTCGAGAATTGATTGCGACTGAAATGATCGATGATATTATTATCGGAAATGCCTATGCATCCGATGAAGAATTAGCGTCATGTGCAAATATTGTGTTGGGTAAGTTGCAGTTTAAAATCGATTTAGACGTTGAACTTTCAGAGACTGAGTCTTGGATAATCTATGATCATTATCATTTTGTTCGTGGTGATATGAGTTCTTACATGGCACGATCAACGATGCCACGTGTTACCTATGCGGAAGCGTCAATTCCAGCTAAGAATACGGTTGACTTAAAACGGGGCGATGTGGTTGTTTTAAATGATGAATATGGGCGTTACAAAGGGGAATTACATATTGTTCTTGAATCCATGCCAAATGATGGAAATAAGAATAAAATTGGGCGCATCCCTGACGCTGAAATGATGTTGCTTGACTACATCAAACCCTGGCGTCCCTTTGCATTCATTAAATAA
- a CDS encoding helix-turn-helix domain-containing protein: MNTIHIKKSESCSLAGIAMNNGIVVVRRNLPYRTFLKQIDGKEFEANKAFEVIYVVKGMIGLRVNGSYLNLNEGDVYILEPNRAHCFYANSRDNLILVAQIDSSFAEEHFNLSPKVSIDSTLKDHRNKVRLIESIRHLYGQKDAGEVTFEESYHAVKEVVDSIKLFVMNQKRAILSTDSIESIVIDITEKYADAKNEKITLEGLADEYNVSGAYLSRMFKKITGVNVSEYFRVNRINYAVDCLINTDLTMTEISNHCGFLDIKALGRDFQKVFGLSPTQFRKQYTTEHIASLEYPYAADSKVRYFLEVGTKGPSQLENEPIKALEARINPNFIKGHFRNAWGVVVDLDCVVDRDFLSIAELRETLGQFKFKTVKIKLAFLDGVFKLQTKSGALRDFSSFEIYNIFTVFSEFDIIPVLRLDFVSFNALLQEGASLNEINHAVVGMQKALDEASLIISNSKLREWGYELYFPTINDAVSDQSRRPMFKECIHSFVKVLQEKFDQEKVRWGLYLGSFDNDTRDIHQEYLEMIAEMNIEPAFYTCDLNFTNNDFGSDQLLPKILNDIREINHAIRISLPADRLGRHIVAASFNYTVEDDYRWNDAFDNPFYNLLFLPILLQLSLGDFYFSSWNILGKSQHQLMPMSYSSFYNYLGVERMPFYVLKFLQELFSTVVDYGEGYIVTRNHHDYAIIVYSNYYESYRRVDSKDRNSGSEYERKVNFKIESISGRYKMTERYLDYKNAYFCQNWIEDTGMSNLTPEERDYIRQQSNPRMKVKYLEIDGELDYAFNQSLLNISLIKLNKI; the protein is encoded by the coding sequence ATGAATACTATACATATCAAAAAATCTGAATCCTGCTCGCTCGCAGGAATTGCTATGAATAATGGAATTGTTGTTGTTAGAAGAAATTTACCGTACCGGACATTTTTAAAACAAATTGACGGTAAAGAATTTGAGGCGAATAAAGCGTTTGAAGTGATCTATGTCGTAAAGGGCATGATTGGACTTCGCGTAAATGGTTCGTATTTAAATCTCAATGAAGGTGATGTTTATATTCTTGAACCGAATCGAGCTCATTGTTTTTATGCAAACAGTCGGGATAATTTAATTCTCGTAGCACAGATTGATTCATCGTTTGCAGAGGAACATTTTAACTTATCGCCAAAGGTAAGTATCGATAGTACACTTAAAGACCATAGAAATAAAGTCCGTCTTATTGAATCCATTCGTCATCTGTATGGCCAAAAAGATGCAGGTGAAGTAACATTTGAAGAAAGTTATCATGCTGTTAAAGAAGTTGTGGATTCTATAAAACTCTTTGTTATGAATCAAAAACGCGCTATATTAAGTACAGACTCTATTGAATCCATCGTGATTGATATTACGGAGAAGTATGCAGATGCGAAAAATGAGAAAATAACCTTAGAGGGGCTTGCGGACGAATATAATGTCAGCGGTGCGTATTTATCAAGAATGTTTAAAAAAATAACCGGCGTGAATGTCAGTGAATATTTTAGAGTGAACCGCATTAATTACGCTGTTGATTGTTTAATCAACACAGACTTAACAATGACCGAGATTTCAAATCATTGTGGCTTTTTAGATATTAAAGCATTAGGAAGAGATTTTCAGAAAGTTTTTGGTTTATCGCCAACTCAATTTCGTAAGCAATACACAACGGAACATATCGCTTCCTTAGAATATCCTTATGCTGCGGATTCTAAAGTGCGTTATTTCTTGGAAGTGGGTACAAAAGGACCAAGTCAACTAGAAAACGAGCCTATTAAAGCACTTGAAGCTCGAATCAATCCAAACTTTATTAAAGGACACTTCCGGAATGCGTGGGGTGTTGTGGTTGATTTGGATTGTGTGGTCGATCGTGATTTCTTAAGTATTGCGGAATTACGGGAAACACTGGGGCAATTTAAATTTAAAACAGTTAAAATTAAACTTGCGTTTTTAGACGGTGTCTTTAAATTGCAAACAAAATCTGGTGCCTTGCGTGATTTCTCGTCATTTGAAATTTATAATATCTTCACAGTATTTTCTGAATTTGATATTATTCCAGTATTGAGACTTGATTTTGTAAGCTTTAATGCGCTATTACAAGAAGGTGCGAGTTTAAATGAAATCAATCATGCTGTAGTTGGAATGCAGAAAGCATTGGATGAGGCATCATTAATCATTAGTAATTCTAAGCTTCGTGAGTGGGGTTATGAATTATACTTTCCAACCATTAACGATGCGGTCAGTGATCAATCAAGAAGACCAATGTTTAAAGAATGTATTCATTCTTTCGTAAAAGTCCTTCAAGAAAAGTTTGATCAGGAAAAAGTGCGTTGGGGCTTGTACCTTGGTTCTTTTGATAACGATACACGAGATATTCATCAAGAGTATCTTGAGATGATTGCGGAAATGAATATCGAACCAGCATTCTATACTTGTGACCTCAATTTCACAAACAATGATTTTGGAAGTGATCAATTACTACCGAAAATTCTTAACGATATTCGTGAGATTAATCATGCAATCCGTATTAGTTTACCTGCGGATCGCTTAGGAAGACATATTGTTGCAGCTTCATTCAACTATACGGTTGAAGATGATTATCGTTGGAATGATGCATTTGATAATCCATTCTATAATCTACTCTTTCTTCCAATTCTGCTTCAGCTAAGTTTAGGTGACTTCTACTTTTCATCTTGGAATATATTAGGTAAGTCGCAGCATCAACTGATGCCGATGTCTTATTCAAGTTTCTATAACTATCTTGGTGTTGAACGGATGCCATTTTATGTCCTTAAATTTCTTCAAGAATTGTTTAGTACTGTCGTCGATTATGGTGAGGGTTATATCGTGACCCGGAATCATCATGATTATGCAATTATTGTATATTCCAACTATTACGAATCGTATCGTCGTGTAGACTCTAAAGATCGTAACAGTGGTTCAGAGTATGAGCGTAAGGTTAATTTTAAAATTGAAAGCATTAGTGGCCGTTACAAAATGACGGAACGCTATTTAGATTATAAAAATGCATATTTCTGTCAGAACTGGATTGAAGATACCGGAATGTCAAATCTGACTCCAGAAGAGCGTGATTACATCCGCCAGCAATCAAATCCACGAATGAAGGTTAAATATTTGGAAATCGATGGTGAATTAGATTACGCATTCAATCAGAGTTTGTTGAATATTAGTCTCATTAAGTTAAATAAGATATAA
- a CDS encoding DUF3284 domain-containing protein, whose protein sequence is MEVYRTINGTPDQCFDLLIESLCMDILSSSGQSVNEDEIQEGFHYDKQLRGRMGNSGIVTVTILEIKRPNVYKVRFESAQGVNMLEYHLEAIDDSEFQLKYIESYHSHKKRKMLNFKLMERFYRKGSQKRINLLLDQIEGILRERTANN, encoded by the coding sequence ATGGAAGTATATCGAACGATAAATGGAACACCCGATCAATGTTTTGATTTATTGATTGAATCGCTGTGCATGGATATCCTATCGAGTTCAGGTCAATCAGTAAACGAAGACGAAATTCAAGAAGGGTTTCACTATGATAAACAGTTACGAGGACGTATGGGTAATTCCGGAATCGTTACTGTGACGATTTTAGAAATCAAACGACCGAATGTATATAAAGTGCGTTTTGAGAGTGCACAAGGCGTTAATATGCTGGAATATCATCTTGAAGCGATTGATGATTCAGAATTTCAATTAAAGTACATCGAGTCGTATCACTCACATAAAAAAAGAAAGATGTTGAATTTTAAGTTGATGGAGCGATTTTATCGTAAAGGCAGTCAGAAACGTATTAATCTTTTATTAGATCAAATTGAAGGTATCTTACGAGAAAGAACTGCAAACAATTAG
- a CDS encoding VanZ family protein, producing the protein MFERYLSPIINNTQGVSINSGIIVYILVAMIFLVKFRKTTVKNKILGLLFILYLGKVMDLTLFPLPLNQKEVQNAAIHFSLENASIDYYNLIPFRNGISLKNLKEPLLNVLMMVPMGVFLPVFFKRFRKVEKTVAGTFMISLMIECAELLLTLSFGVILWHFDVTDLITNTLGGFFGYCLYYHAVRHVLVYFDQKESHWLHRKGFGVMSILLLFIFMMSSIYLEVSANDSITYRLNMRNMISNGKANRRYYSFDQYAVSMEGSMKLKRDDFAGSHSDNPTIELKQKVLFLDYSFGKYNVGGIYLDAHHNEGDARLFSIIWDLDYGGDYFYFITESKIATARKVGEAKITNP; encoded by the coding sequence ATGTTTGAACGTTATTTAAGTCCTATCATAAACAATACTCAAGGAGTATCGATTAATTCAGGTATCATCGTTTATATTCTTGTTGCGATGATTTTTTTAGTGAAATTTCGCAAAACCACGGTTAAAAATAAGATTTTAGGTCTTCTGTTTATTTTGTATCTTGGAAAAGTCATGGATCTTACATTATTTCCATTGCCTTTAAATCAAAAAGAAGTACAGAATGCTGCGATTCATTTTTCTCTTGAAAATGCATCCATTGATTATTATAATTTGATTCCGTTTCGAAATGGAATTAGTCTTAAAAACCTTAAGGAGCCACTCCTGAATGTATTAATGATGGTTCCTATGGGCGTATTTTTACCAGTTTTTTTTAAACGTTTCCGTAAAGTTGAAAAGACGGTGGCTGGCACATTTATGATTTCGCTCATGATTGAATGTGCGGAACTGCTATTGACGCTTTCTTTTGGCGTTATTTTATGGCATTTTGATGTCACTGATTTAATTACTAACACACTTGGGGGATTTTTCGGTTATTGTTTGTATTATCATGCAGTTCGTCATGTACTGGTATATTTTGATCAGAAAGAAAGTCATTGGTTACACCGTAAAGGATTTGGTGTGATGTCGATCTTACTGCTGTTTATTTTTATGATGTCGAGTATTTATTTAGAGGTGTCCGCAAACGATTCAATTACTTATCGCTTAAATATGAGGAATATGATTTCAAATGGGAAAGCAAATCGCAGGTATTATTCCTTTGATCAATACGCTGTATCGATGGAAGGGTCTATGAAATTGAAACGAGATGATTTTGCGGGCAGTCATTCGGATAATCCGACGATTGAGCTAAAACAAAAGGTATTGTTTCTAGATTATTCGTTTGGGAAATATAATGTTGGTGGCATTTATTTAGATGCTCATCACAATGAAGGTGATGCGCGTTTATTTTCAATCATCTGGGATTTAGATTATGGTGGCGATTATTTTTATTTCATAACGGAATCCAAAATTGCGACTGCACGTAAGGTTGGTGAAGCAAAGATTACAAATCCATAA